The Argopecten irradians isolate NY chromosome 16, Ai_NY, whole genome shotgun sequence genome window below encodes:
- the LOC138310210 gene encoding nicotinamidase-like isoform X1, whose amino-acid sequence MKSLVSVWFYWIFILSTIPAVLSENVAFIIIDVQNCFLPGGSLAVTNGEEVIPIINTLRSKYENKFRLVVLSQDWHCSNHISFASQHNETSAYNSITLTYDDNGNICDPCQTVAYNVSQMLWPDHCVINSTSAEFDDTLTRKDSDVIIRKGFNCDVDSYSAFFDNGKFSQTGLHKILQDADISTVFVTGLALDYCVYYTSSDAKRLGYTTYLVKDGSRGVANSTSVDALTDMASNGINIIQSDGVGAILESITSAAVSSCSFVLTIPLVIPMLASWIISGI is encoded by the exons ATGAAGTCGCTGGTCTCTGTCTG GTTCTATTGGATATTTATCCTTTCCACGATTCCTGCAGTTTTATCTGAAAATGTTGCCTTCATCATCATCGATGTTCAGAACTGTTTCCTTCCTGGTGGAAGTCTCGCTGTGACAAACGGAGAGGAAGTCATCCCCATAATCAACACACTCCGCAGCAAATACGAAAACAAATTCCGATTGGTTGTTTTATCACAGGACTGGCACTGTTCCAATCATATCTCATTTGCATCTCAGCACAATGAAACCTCTGCCTATAATTCAATCACATTAACGTATGATGATAACG GCAACATTTGTGACCCATGTCAGACTGTAGCTTACAACGTGTCCCAGATGTTGTGGCCCGATCATTGCGTCATCAACTCTACGTCTGCTGAGTTTGACGACACACTCACGCGTAAAGACAGTGACGTAATCATCAGAAAAGGCTTTAACTGTGAC GTGGATTCCTATTCGGCATTCTTTGACAATGGGAAATTCAGTCAAACAGGGCTTCATAAGATTTTACAAGACGCTGATATCTCAACAGTTTTTGTAACGGGACTCGCACTAGACTATTGTGTATACTACACGTCCTCGGACGCCAAGCGATTAG GGTACACGACATACCTGGTCAAGGACGGAAGTCGTGGTGTCGCCAATTCTACGTCTGTGGACGCCCTTACAGACATGGCCTCTAATG GCataaacatcatacaaagtgACGGAGTCGGTGCCATTTTGGAATCCATCACAAGTGCTGCCGTATCAAGCTGTAGTTTCGTTTTAACAATACCTTTAGTTATACCTATGCTAGCTTCATGGATAATTTCCGgtatttag
- the LOC138310210 gene encoding nicotinamidase-like isoform X2, whose product MFVSVRFYWIFILSTIPAVLSENVAFIIIDVQNCFLPGGSLAVTNGEEVIPIINTLRSKYENKFRLVVLSQDWHCSNHISFASQHNETSAYNSITLTYDDNGNICDPCQTVAYNVSQMLWPDHCVINSTSAEFDDTLTRKDSDVIIRKGFNCDVDSYSAFFDNGKFSQTGLHKILQDADISTVFVTGLALDYCVYYTSSDAKRLGYTTYLVKDGSRGVANSTSVDALTDMASNGINIIQSDGVGAILESITSAAVSSCSFVLTIPLVIPMLASWIISGI is encoded by the exons ATGTTTGTCTCTGTGAG GTTCTATTGGATATTTATCCTTTCCACGATTCCTGCAGTTTTATCTGAAAATGTTGCCTTCATCATCATCGATGTTCAGAACTGTTTCCTTCCTGGTGGAAGTCTCGCTGTGACAAACGGAGAGGAAGTCATCCCCATAATCAACACACTCCGCAGCAAATACGAAAACAAATTCCGATTGGTTGTTTTATCACAGGACTGGCACTGTTCCAATCATATCTCATTTGCATCTCAGCACAATGAAACCTCTGCCTATAATTCAATCACATTAACGTATGATGATAACG GCAACATTTGTGACCCATGTCAGACTGTAGCTTACAACGTGTCCCAGATGTTGTGGCCCGATCATTGCGTCATCAACTCTACGTCTGCTGAGTTTGACGACACACTCACGCGTAAAGACAGTGACGTAATCATCAGAAAAGGCTTTAACTGTGAC GTGGATTCCTATTCGGCATTCTTTGACAATGGGAAATTCAGTCAAACAGGGCTTCATAAGATTTTACAAGACGCTGATATCTCAACAGTTTTTGTAACGGGACTCGCACTAGACTATTGTGTATACTACACGTCCTCGGACGCCAAGCGATTAG GGTACACGACATACCTGGTCAAGGACGGAAGTCGTGGTGTCGCCAATTCTACGTCTGTGGACGCCCTTACAGACATGGCCTCTAATG GCataaacatcatacaaagtgACGGAGTCGGTGCCATTTTGGAATCCATCACAAGTGCTGCCGTATCAAGCTGTAGTTTCGTTTTAACAATACCTTTAGTTATACCTATGCTAGCTTCATGGATAATTTCCGgtatttag